tcctctgtgtctccttCCTCAACATTCAGGGAGCCATGCTTCAGCCACGCTGAGCCaccaagaggaggaggaggaagaggagcaccCTGCTGCTTGCTGCTACAATACAGGTAGGTTTAagataaaaaagattttttgaTAATCTATGTGGAAATTCAGTTGTTGCAGTAAAAACATCAGACCCCTGCACGTTACAAGACAAACTCTGCCCTTGGCTGGTCCCCTACTGGATAATATCAGTCTGGTTTGACAGTAAGTTTTGAGCAGGACGTCAGAAAGCTTGTGCAGCcaggtttttattgtcttataaatgtttaaaaaatgcaatcCATCTTAACTTTTAAAGACACAGAGCCAGTTTTACACACCTTCAACTCTTCACACCTGGATCACTGCAACAGCGTCTTTTCTCACCTGAATCAAAAATCTATTTATTGACTTCAGACTGTTCAGAATACAGCTGACAGAGACATgataagattttactgattacttttaaggctttTCATGGCCTCTCTCCCAGCTATATCTCTGACTTCTTAGTACCATACACGCTGCACTTTGAGATCCTtgggcagaggtcttttgtctgttccagggGACAAAGCGTTTTCagtcagggccccgaggctctggaacaatctACTGCTGGACAATGGGTTGGTCGAGTCCGTCATCTCTTTAAAGTCTCTTCCTAAAACCTGCTTGTATCAGAGAGTCTTTCCTGATTGAGTTTTAAGCTCCTTTGAACTGTCTTTTATTGCCTCGGTTTTTATACACCAAAGTGTTTTCATCACTTGTCAGTAGTTGTATATGTGTTCTAATGAAAAGATGAGTTAAAGTAGAATTGTATTCATCCTGAAGGAATATTTTGTACCCATGATGCACAATATGCACAGtaaaataattcattcattaatttttattAAAGTGTCTTGCCTTTTTTGATCCATCCCACATCGGATTACATGACACTGTTCTTTTATAACCATCATCCAGCCTtgcatgtacaaaacaaaccacatagaaaaggaaaataacaaatagacaaacacaaacaaattaaaaattaaaaaaacaacatcccaAACAAGCTGCTCACATGAGAAACATTTACAGATTATCTCCATAAGGAgccctctttctcttctctcaggCTTTCTCCAgaatgcatgtatgtgtgtgtgtgtgtgtgtgtgtgtgtgtgtgtgtgtgtgtgtgtgtgtgtgtgtgtgtgtgtgagtgtgtgtgtgtgtgtgtgtgtgtgtgtgtgtgagtgtgtgtgtgtgccagtatATGCAGATGACTGGTGATTTCATTCCTTGTCCAAACCCAGCAGGTCCTATCAGCAGGTAGAGGAAACAGACGGATGAAACATGTGATTCAGTCATGACGGACCTCTCTAAGCCAAGCCCCCGCATTAGCCAGCCATGCATGTATAATGAAATGGAAATGGAGAACGATTATGCTTTTCTAAATTCACAGGAAAACtaactgaaataaaagcatgtggatCCACAGGGAGTCCAGGGaagattttaacaaaaaaaaccatAATAGTATCAATAGTTTTACAGCCAAAACAATTCAAGTCATTGTAATATTTGACCTCTTATATGAAAACCATGAAGTGTGGCTTTCTACTTTTAAGGGCTCTATTCAGCAGGAAGAGTCCTCTGTCAACTGTAGAGTTGGTGGTTTGATCCCTGACTCCATGCatcaaagtgtccttgggcaagactCTAAAAATTTTTGGCAATGTACATCTCTGCAAACTATGGATACTTAGATACATAGTAATTTGTACATTACTATGTAAAGGGTACGTTTaaactttatgttttgttttgtggtttgcagaaatgtgtgatgcgaacattttcttctggcaactgggctgacCCCCAGATCGCTCCCGAAGCTCAGTGGGATCAAGAGCCAAAGAAACAGATTCCATTTACATGTTTCCAGAAAAATATAACATATTCATTAAACCAGCTGTTGATAAAAATGCTAAAGTTATTCCAAATGAAATCTCACCCAGTTATCCGATAACTTCTCACTTGTACCTGCAggttgtgatgacatcatcagtcaggCTGCTGATGCTCAGCGGTGCACCTCCAAACCTCCCACCCACTCAGGGATGCCCAGCAGCTCCGGCCTGGCAGGGCAAGTTCATGGTGCTCCTTCTTCACAGCAGCATAAAACAGTGATCAGTGCTGATGGGGGAGACTTGTCGCGACATTTCACTGGTGGTTGTTGCTGGGAGGGTGCGGGGATGGAGACCCAGGGATGTGTATGTGCGTATGGGCGGAGGGAACCAGAAGGTTTTGGTCCCTGCTGGCCTGGATCTCCATATATCTACTATGGAGGTGAGTCATAAGATGTTTCCTGATGTCTAAacctctgttttttctttgggtcttaataaaatactttttttacttttggaaAAGGGAGTCATCTGGGGAAAAGGATGTTGATGTGTACACCAAGGCAATTAAAGATAAATGACCATGTCTACTGCCAAACCAACCATTCATCcatacatacagacacacaatcTACTCACAGGCCACCAAGTAACAGAAGTTAAAGTCACTTACAAAAAAAACGCATGTGAAATTTGTCTTTTCACATGTTAAAATCCCCAATTCACATGTGGATTGAGTTATTTTTACATGTGACTGGCTACTTTCACATGTAAACTACATTTAatgggactgttctttattcatcagaggagggggtggcTGGAATGTgacctctttttttgttttgtcttttttctggaGCTTCCTTAagtgactggcagaaaatgcatgttcattccctccaccataaattagttattaggTTTTTAAACTTgttgtttgaaagttaaaagttgaagatgaaatcctaGGGTTGAGTTTTTCATTCTTGtcatgcatgctggttagttcgTGCAAATGGtgatttttggccaaattttaaatgaaatgtaaaataaatgggAAGGacgagtggtggatgggtccaacaaaccctggactttcacccgggagcccagtgttcgcttcccataTGAATATGGTGCCAAACCATAAACCTATAACCACATGATTTTGTTGACATCCAACAGCAAACGCAAGAGGCTACTTAGCgcataatatgtagacatgaaagtccactgacaaagcagtggtaagcgatgacttgggatgagaacgtgttgcatCTTTTTTGACAGAGGTGTCCGTCACACATGATGTGTCAAATGACTGTCggaaatgtgaaaatccaatTGTTAATTCTGTTTtaacagtttctggctgtgataaatggtgtaattttggcagGAGTGGGTAGTAACGCATTACAAGTAACACAGATTAGTAAAAAGGTATATATAAGGAACGAGtactttctgtgtttgtttgtttgtttaactgTATTTCTGCTTTTTACTTGAGTATATCTTTGAGCCAGTaatctactttttacttcactttgTCATTCATACCATCCATATACCTTTATACCTTCGCTACACTGATTTTAGCAAATTTTGAAGAAAACgtgcatgttttatttgaatatctgcagtaaaataaatacaaaatacaactatTTAAATTTGTAAGCCCCTCCCCTAAGccgaaataaaaaacacaagtccaccccagtgcttaaaaacttatttgacatgcctcccccttgaaggtaatatttttttatttgttgctttATTAGTGCACCACATTTATCTGATTTTGTGTTGCAGACAATTATGTGATGCATGTCATCATTAAAGCAAGCTTTTTAAACCCATGCTGCAAGAGAACAATGTGACAAAGAAGGATACTACTGTCCTGGTGTCATACAGATTCACTCTGAAGCAGCTGACTTTCATCAGAGTATTTTAAGGATTCCTGCCTCTGTTTGAGGCAAGACAGCATCCagaggcagacatctttacacaAGTCAAAATGCACTGATCCCCACCCATCCATCAGAACATACTGTACTCAACAATGTGACAGAACAAGCTTCTGAATGGAGCCGTGTTATCTGACTGGTATCTCTGCTGTCTTTGTGCAGGTTCTCTTCAGAAGTCAGATATCACAAACAAGCTACACAATATTCTTTTAGAGAGAAATCATTGTTACGTGTACGGGTTTGGCTACTGtgggacatttaaaaacagtccaCCTTCCTCCTGACCTGACACTGACCCTGCCAGTTTTTGATGATAAAATGTCGGATGTCCCTGTGACCTTTGTCTTCCTGGCCTGACGGGAACACGTTTGCCTCGTTGAACGAGTTTTActcactgacattttatttcaggGGTAGAAGGTGGATGGCCAAGTTCCAAATCGTTGCACAGTCagtgacaataaatgaaacaatttGCAGGAGCCACCTATTTCTTTTCTGCACTTTTAATCCACTAAAACTGAAAGGCTTATCATAATGTGCAATAGCTTGGGTCATGAGTGCCATTATTACAAAGAACCAATATCAGATGCTTACAACATTCTTGTGTTTGCTTCATGCAGTGAGGAGGAACCTGGTGGTGGgagtggaggtggtggaggaggtcgCTGTTGAAGACACTCTAGAAGTAATGTAAGTGCTGCATAAACATATTATGACAGTTATGATAATTGTGCCACTAATGCAGTTGTTTCTGTGATTCAAATAACTTGTATTAATTCTACAGGTTCACGTGAAGTTACAGTGTGATTCACAGCAACACAATCATACTGTGTTTGGTTGAAAATGTGGtttcttcctttcctctcctcagaACAGAGGACATTTACACAGATGATCTGCTGCATCCTGAGCTACTGCAAGACGCCCAGCTGTACCCCACATGAGCCCTGAGGAACTTTCAGCGTGTTCTGTTCTGATATTATTCAAATATTTGTccatttgtttgtatttatattttttatcacTGTTGTTGTGATATGCCATTTATCCTTTTTTGTTTAGTTGAAGCCAATGTCAACTGTCATTAACATGAGTTacaacagcaaacaaaacaataaaaaatgactTGTTGTTAtgactgtatttatttaaaaaatatataatgtaatataatatattataatataatattttggtaaattaaaatgaatttattGTTGGCCCttgcatatatttaaaaaaataaacatcaaggtattgaattaaaagaaaaaacaagaaatatatacagaaaaaaagtgtagcttatttctttttactcccATGAGTAACTCATCTACAACTAAGTTCAAAacttaaaaagaacaaaaaaacaaaacaaaacagaatttaaaaacagaaatacaaaaaacaggaacaacaactaaaatacaaaataataatcataccatagttttatatttgtttttgttatacCCTTTGGACAGGTACACATCTATTCCCTTAAATTCATACTTGCTGTCTCTTATTTCAAATGGTTTTCGAATACAGTAAGGAATTTAAAAGTATGTAAGTTAATAAATAGAACATTGGTCGGtctaatataatataatataatataatataatataatataatataatataatataatataatataatataatataaatgaaATAGTGGACTTGCGAATTCTTATTCTACTTCAACTACCAGCATGCATCGCTTCTGTTCTCCCGCCGACACCCTGGCCTACGTCATAACGTCACGCAGAACATGGCGGCCGCAGATGCAGTGAAAACCAAACACCGATGATATTTGGTACAAATTCTCATCTGTTTAGGATTTAAAACCTCAAAATGTCGGACTTATTACACACAGAGACTCTCCAGGATCGGCTGGAGCGTCTGCGGGAGCTGACAGAGTTCACAGAAAACTGCAAAAAGCAGCTAAACGATATATTTGAAACGCTGGGATGGTCGCTGGACTTCAAGGACTCGAGCCAGGTATGTTAAATTAACCGTTATGTTGGCTAACGTAAGTTTAGCTAGCTTTTGCGTTTAGTCTTCAGTCACGATAACAATCACTCTATTAGGAATTTGCCGTGGTTTTATCGCAGCTAAACAGCGTTTGTAATATTTAGAGGTTAATTCAATGAAAGCATATTTTGTTAGTGGTTCGTACCAACCGTGACACCGAGCTGTGACTTTCGGGTCAACAGTATTTATCGTTAGCTAGCGTTAGCCGTAACGTTAACGGTTGACGTTAAATCGATTAGCTAGCGTAACTCTGTTTAAAACCTTTACTTATGTAAAGTATATGAATACTTTTCAACCACTGGTTGATCGTAATGTTACAACAAACCTTAGTCAGAGAGCCATCTACAAAATTTATCTGTGGAATTTACCCTTGCGTGTCTTGTTTATTCCCCATATATCTATAAAACTAACTGGATTGCCAGCTGCCGTCGGCCCAGTTTATCCCGTAACGGAAACTGTCATGTGGCTCTGCAATATTATTTCATAGTTATGCAGTTTTTTGACGTCACAGTAGACATCTAATACATTTTCTATTCATTGATTACCGCCCTGTTGACACGTCTGTCACAACACACTTGTCAGTGGTGAGAATCTTTACTCTTCCAATCGAATTCTCACTTACCAGAGAGACAGGTTGTCTCAAGCCACCTGGTTCATTGGATCACAGATGGTGAGT
This DNA window, taken from Epinephelus moara isolate mb chromosome 6, YSFRI_EMoa_1.0, whole genome shotgun sequence, encodes the following:
- the LOC126391443 gene encoding uncharacterized protein LOC126391443, whose translation is MEFRMYRLNPDCWLRSPRPPLCLLPQHSGSHASATLSHQEEEEEEEHPAACCYNTGCDDIISQAADAQRCTSKPPTHSGMPSSSGLAGQVHGAPSSQQHKTVISADGGDLSRHFTGGCCWEGAGMETQGCVCAYGRREPEGFGPCWPGSPYIYYGVRRNLVVGVEVVEEVAVEDTLEVITEDIYTDDLLHPELLQDAQLYPT